The Chryseobacterium sp. JV274 sequence CCAAACGATAAACTAAGTATTGTAAAATTATTTATAAAAAATGAAAAACGTAATAATCAGCCTTTCAATTGTGACCGCTTTACTAGCTTCCTGTTCACCCGCTACAGACAAAAAAGTGGAAAAAGTGGCTTCTACAGATGCTAAAACAGCTCCGGTTTCTACACCTGCTCCGGAAAAAAATAATACATCAACATCAGAGCTACCGGGTGAGCTTTCAGAACTTGTTCCCATTGATCTCCTGAATAGTAAAAGTGTAAATGTGTATGAGAAATATGGCATAGAATTCTCCGGAAACTGTTATTCATGCGATTTGACAAGTGTATCCATAACCAAAGAGAAAATAATATGGACGAATGTCTGTGATGAAAAAGATACCTTTGAAATTAGTGATTTTTCATTCTCTAATGAAGGAAACAAAACCATTTTTAAAACACCGGAAAGAACTTATATCGTAACGCAAATAGATAAAGCACCCGTTTACGAACTCGTTATAGAAGGGAAAAAGCTGGAATTAAAAAACAAAAGAATATCAAAATACTTTACCACCGAAAAAGCTTTGCCACTTTTTACAGAGCATGACTGTGGTAATTTTGAGGGATAACAGGCATCTTGCCGTTGATTCAATGGGTAGAATAGTATGGATCAGCTACATTTACAGTCTTTTCTAAAATTTTTAGCATAAAAAAACCTCAAATTGCTTTGAGGTTTCTTTATATTAAAATAATGACTTAATTATTTTGCTGGTTTTTTAGGACTCATCATCATAATCATCCTTTTTCCTTCAAGTTTAGGAAGCTGGTCTACTTTACCCACGTGCTCTAGTTCCTGAGCAAGTTTTAAAAGCAAAATTTCTCCCTGATCCTTAAAGATAATCGAACGTCCTTTAAAAAATACGTAGGTTTTTAGCTTAGAACCTTCTTCAAGGAATTTTTCAGCATGCTTCTTTTTGAATTCATAATCATGGTCATCTGTCTGAGGCCCGAAACGGATCTCTTTTACAACCACTTTTACTTGCTTAGCTTTAAGTTCCTTCTGTTTTTTCTTTTGCTCATATAAGAATTTTTTGTATTCTAATATTCTTGCAATAAAAGGTTCGGCCTTATCAGAAATTACTACTAAATCCAATTCCTGTTCAGCAGCAATCTGTCTTGCTTTGTCAATTGGATAAATTCCTGGCTCTACGTTATCGCCCACCAAACGAAGCTCTCTCACACGAATTTTATCGTTGATCAAGTGTAAGTCCTCCTGTACAGGACGTCTTTGTGGGCCCCTGTTGTTAAATCTTTGTGCTATTGTATTATAATTTTATTGGTTAATTACTTAATTTAATTGATTTAAATATTTAAAAATTGAAAGATTCTGTTCTGGTATTAATCCTTTGAATCCTTCAATCTTTTAATTTTAAATTATATGGCTGCTTCTTTTTTAAAGTAAGCAACGAAATC is a genomic window containing:
- the infC gene encoding translation initiation factor IF-3: MINDKIRVRELRLVGDNVEPGIYPIDKARQIAAEQELDLVVISDKAEPFIARILEYKKFLYEQKKKQKELKAKQVKVVVKEIRFGPQTDDHDYEFKKKHAEKFLEEGSKLKTYVFFKGRSIIFKDQGEILLLKLAQELEHVGKVDQLPKLEGKRMIMMMSPKKPAK